In Engraulis encrasicolus isolate BLACKSEA-1 chromosome 24, IST_EnEncr_1.0, whole genome shotgun sequence, a single genomic region encodes these proteins:
- the LOC134441575 gene encoding oocyte zinc finger protein XlCOF6-like isoform X2: MKLFTFWVFQQTVLCSVFERLSEDVTDKILLLVQKMAKTKSAETKLGDASLGCQEADDRVTEKVCFSDSVGPQMKDAVREAATTEGSTTTTTTVTETAPSEILRRSHRRPRGVRRGAQKPENTEPAPGLAGRGAQMPDGTEPAPGLTCGRCGKVFSKQSNLKAHQVVHTGEKAFRCRQCGRRFTARCSLNVHLLTVHKGERRYSCTYCGKVFGTQSHLRGHQVALLGRETKAAAPTCAPCGLNFPARCALKQHWATAHRGERQFRCRLCPTVFLNATELRSHQAEGHRASLSLSSGGKRPHTCVTCGKTFTARRSLNVHALTVHEGQRAFGCEVCGKRFSQKSGLKSHQRVHTGERPYSCDRCSKSFSMKSALRVHQRVHTGEKAYSCEVCGKCFSLGPNLLRHQQTHTGEKAHRCHLCQKSFTQATHLKAHLRTHTGEAGFICDTCGKSYSQLHALRVHLRIHSGERPYACTACPKTFRSADYLKRHQRTHVSERPHPCPECGKQFHTAAALRAHGQVHRATKPFTCELCGQGYSSRSYFNLHRQAHSQGKPYTCPQPHCGRTFTKQSSLDLHRLVHTGERPHTCQVCARSFSLAQNLQRHMRVHTGEKPFACATCGKSFSQANNLKAHMQTHTGEKQFSCQRCNKAFCSQRSLNQHKCTGEDTKGDLAYLS, encoded by the exons ATGAAGCTCTTCACATTTTGGGTCTTTCAACAGACGGTCCTGTGCTCAGTGTTCGAGAGGCTGTCAGAAGATGTCACAGACAAAATCTTGCTACTGGTGCAGAAGATGGCAAAGACAAAGTCTGCTGAAACTAAACTTGGAGATGCATCCCTGGGTTGTCAGGAAGCAGATGACAGAGTGACTGAAAAGGTCTGCTTCTCTGACTCTGTTGGCCCTCAGATGAAAGATGCTGTCAGGGAAGCAGCAACAACAG AGggttctaccaccaccaccactacagtgACCGAGACTGCCCCTTCGGAGATCCTCAGAAGGAGCCACAGGAGGCCGAGAGGGGTCCGCAGAGGAGCCCAGAAGCCTGAAAACACAGAACCAGCACCAGGCCTCGCCGGCAGAGGAGCCCAGATGCCTGATGGCACAGAACCAGCACCTGGCCTCACCTGTGGCCGCTGTGGGAAGGTGTTCAGCAAGCAGAGCAACCTGAAGGCTCACCAG GTGGTCCACACAGGTGAGAAGGCGTTCAGGTGTAGGCAGTGCGGTCGACGCTTCACGGCCAGGTGCAGCCTGAACGTCCACCTGCTGACCGTCCACAAGGGGGAGCGACGCTACAGCTGCACCTACTGCGGCAAGGTGTTCGGCACGCAGTCGCACCTGAGGGGCCACCAGGTAGCGCTGCTGGGCAGGGAGACCAAGGCGGCGGCGCCCACCTGTGCCCCGTGTGGACTCAACTTCCCGGCCAGGTGCGCCCTCAAGCAGCACTGGGCGACGGCTCACCGAGGCGAGAGGCAGTTCAG GTGCCGGCTGTGTCCCACAGTGTTCCTCAATGCCACCGAGCTGCGGAGCCACCAGGCAGAAGGCCACAGGgcgtccttgtccttgtcctcgGGCGGGAAGAGGCCGCACACCTGCGTTACCTGCGGGAAGACCTTCACGGCGCGCCGCAGCCTGAACGTACATGCGTTGACTGTACACGAGGGCCAGAGGGCGTTCGGCTGCGAGGTGTGCGGCAAGCGCTTCAGCCAGAAGAGCGGCCTGAAGAGCCACCAGCGGGTACACACAGGGGAGAGACCCTACTCCTGCGACAG GTGCAGCAAGAGCTTCAGCATGAAGAGTGCTCTCAGGGTGCACCAGCGTGTACACACCGGCGAGAAGGCTTACAGCTGTGAG GTGTGTGGGAAGTGTTTCAGCCTGGGGCCCAACCTGCTGCGCCACCAGCAAACGCACACAGGGGAGAAGGCGCACCGCTGCCACCTGTGCCAGAAGAGCTTCACGCAGGCCACACACCTGAAGGCACACCTGAGGACTCACACAg GTGAGGCTGGCTTCATCTGTGATACCTGTGGGAAGAGCTATAGCCAGCTGCACGCGCTCAGGGTTCACCTGCGCATCCACAGTGGAGAGAGGCCCTACGCCTGCACCGCCTGCCCCAAGACCTTCCGTTCGGCAGACTACCTCAAACGACACCAG cgTACCCACGTGTCGGAGCGCCCCCACCCCTGCCCCGAGTGCGGTAAGCAGTTCCACACGGCGGCCGCCCTGAGAGCCCACGGCCAGGTGCACCGCGCCACCAAGCCCTTCACCTGCGAGCTGTGCGGCCAGGGCTACAGCTCCCGCAGCTACTTCAACCTGCACCGGCAGGCCCACAGCCAGGGCAAGCCCTACACCTGCCCCCAGCCACACTGCGGACGCACCTTCACCAAGCAGAGCAGCCTGGACCTGCACCGACTGGTGCACACCGGAGAACGACCACACACCTGTCAA gtgtgtgcTCGGAGCTTCAGCTTGGCCCAGAACCTGCAGCGCCACATGCGCGTCCACACAGGTGAGAAGCCCTTCGCGTGCGCCACTTGCGGCAAGAGCTTCAGCCAGGCCAACAACCTCAAGGCCCACATGCAGACTCACACCGGCGAGAAGCAGTTCAGCTGCCAACGCTGCAACAAGGCCTTCTGCTCGCAGAGAAGCCTCAACCAACACAAGTGCACTGGGGAAGACACCAAGGGAGACTTGGCTTATCTCAGTTAG
- the LOC134441149 gene encoding proline-rich protein 36-like encodes MGKVRIIEVKEADEENVISFKDIGTQLLSASAPLVWSGMEEKMAQVFMPRSLPTTLGKLPSSRLASAPSSPSSNKSTTPTMADVPPSLSSAASSSPTPIFSPDSSLDDDDVPPSILQPSPSGLPSQSSSPPPPPSLPASTLSLPACLPRLPSILPSTSTTTTPPRLPPSLPPVPVPCKARRTFSRLSLLDTPSSLPPSHLEATPSNLPPLDLSVLLKALGASSTRVAPLPPIQVRPREEREDMESGMESTEESDDEMATVVVWSCDQDVAEERSCDLEVVEEELQEKKNKIKNSSFKSRIINFFRRLNCCHCCCEAD; translated from the exons ATG GGAAAGGTTCGCATCATTGAGGTGAAAGAGGCAGATGAGGAAAATGTTATTTCCTTTAAGGATATCGGCACCCAgctgctctctgcctctgctccaTTGGTGTGGAGTGGCATGGAGGAAAAG ATGGCCCAGGTTTTCATGCCCCGAAGCCTGCCGACCACCCTCGGCAAGCTGCCATCGTCCCGCCTAGCCTCTGCTCCATCCAGCCCCTCCTCTAACAAGTCCACCACCCCAACCATGGCCGAcgtccctccatctctgtcctcTGCTGCATCCAGCAGTCCCACCCCCATATTCTCCCCCGACTCCTCTCTGGATGACGATGacgtccctccatccatcctccagcCATCCCCATCCGGACTTCCATcccagtcctcctctcctcctccaccacccagcCTTCCTGCTTCCACCCtcagccttcctgcctgcctgcccaggctgccttccatccttccctccacctccaccaccaccaccccacccaggCTGCCCCCATCCCTGCCACCTGTGCCTGTGCCCTGCAAAGCCCGCCGCACCTTCTCCAGATTGTCCCTCTTGGACaccccctcatctctccccccatcccaccTCGAGGCCACGCCGTCCAATCTCCCCCCACTGGACCTCTCGGTCCTCCTGAAGGCACTGGGGGCCAGTAGCACCAGGGTCGCCCCTCTGCCTCCCATCCAGGTCAGGCCacgtgaggagagggaggacatgGAGAGCGGTATGGAG tcaactGAGGAGTCAGATGATGAAATGGCCACAGTTGTGGTGTGGTCATGTGACCAGGACGTGGCGGAGGAGAGGTCATGTGACCtggaagtggtggaggaggaactGCAGGAGAAGAAGAATAAGATAAAGAACAGCAGCTTTAAGAGCAG GATTATCAACTTCTTCCGAAGGCTCAATTGTTGCCACTGCTGCTGCGAAGCTGATTAA
- the LOC134441575 gene encoding oocyte zinc finger protein XlCOF6-like isoform X1, with protein MSEHDVFRQELAAVIRVFVETAIAEISKLIDGGVTLTSYEALCRESRNDTGHSTDSELGKGKRTTVLCSVFERLSEDVTDKILLLVQKMAKTKSAETKLGDASLGCQEADDRVTEKVCFSDSVGPQMKDAVREAATTEGSTTTTTTVTETAPSEILRRSHRRPRGVRRGAQKPENTEPAPGLAGRGAQMPDGTEPAPGLTCGRCGKVFSKQSNLKAHQVVHTGEKAFRCRQCGRRFTARCSLNVHLLTVHKGERRYSCTYCGKVFGTQSHLRGHQVALLGRETKAAAPTCAPCGLNFPARCALKQHWATAHRGERQFRCRLCPTVFLNATELRSHQAEGHRASLSLSSGGKRPHTCVTCGKTFTARRSLNVHALTVHEGQRAFGCEVCGKRFSQKSGLKSHQRVHTGERPYSCDRCSKSFSMKSALRVHQRVHTGEKAYSCEVCGKCFSLGPNLLRHQQTHTGEKAHRCHLCQKSFTQATHLKAHLRTHTGEAGFICDTCGKSYSQLHALRVHLRIHSGERPYACTACPKTFRSADYLKRHQRTHVSERPHPCPECGKQFHTAAALRAHGQVHRATKPFTCELCGQGYSSRSYFNLHRQAHSQGKPYTCPQPHCGRTFTKQSSLDLHRLVHTGERPHTCQVCARSFSLAQNLQRHMRVHTGEKPFACATCGKSFSQANNLKAHMQTHTGEKQFSCQRCNKAFCSQRSLNQHKCTGEDTKGDLAYLS; from the exons atGTCAGAACATGACGTTTTTCGTCAAGAGTTAGCTGCAGTGATACGCGTGTTTGTTGAAACAGCTATTGCAGAAATAAGCAAGTTAATTGACGGAGGCGTCACTTTGACTTCTTATGAGGCGCTTTGTAGAGAATCCAGAAATGATACAGGTCATTCGACTGATTCGGAGCTGGGCAAGGGGAAACGCACA ACGGTCCTGTGCTCAGTGTTCGAGAGGCTGTCAGAAGATGTCACAGACAAAATCTTGCTACTGGTGCAGAAGATGGCAAAGACAAAGTCTGCTGAAACTAAACTTGGAGATGCATCCCTGGGTTGTCAGGAAGCAGATGACAGAGTGACTGAAAAGGTCTGCTTCTCTGACTCTGTTGGCCCTCAGATGAAAGATGCTGTCAGGGAAGCAGCAACAACAG AGggttctaccaccaccaccactacagtgACCGAGACTGCCCCTTCGGAGATCCTCAGAAGGAGCCACAGGAGGCCGAGAGGGGTCCGCAGAGGAGCCCAGAAGCCTGAAAACACAGAACCAGCACCAGGCCTCGCCGGCAGAGGAGCCCAGATGCCTGATGGCACAGAACCAGCACCTGGCCTCACCTGTGGCCGCTGTGGGAAGGTGTTCAGCAAGCAGAGCAACCTGAAGGCTCACCAG GTGGTCCACACAGGTGAGAAGGCGTTCAGGTGTAGGCAGTGCGGTCGACGCTTCACGGCCAGGTGCAGCCTGAACGTCCACCTGCTGACCGTCCACAAGGGGGAGCGACGCTACAGCTGCACCTACTGCGGCAAGGTGTTCGGCACGCAGTCGCACCTGAGGGGCCACCAGGTAGCGCTGCTGGGCAGGGAGACCAAGGCGGCGGCGCCCACCTGTGCCCCGTGTGGACTCAACTTCCCGGCCAGGTGCGCCCTCAAGCAGCACTGGGCGACGGCTCACCGAGGCGAGAGGCAGTTCAG GTGCCGGCTGTGTCCCACAGTGTTCCTCAATGCCACCGAGCTGCGGAGCCACCAGGCAGAAGGCCACAGGgcgtccttgtccttgtcctcgGGCGGGAAGAGGCCGCACACCTGCGTTACCTGCGGGAAGACCTTCACGGCGCGCCGCAGCCTGAACGTACATGCGTTGACTGTACACGAGGGCCAGAGGGCGTTCGGCTGCGAGGTGTGCGGCAAGCGCTTCAGCCAGAAGAGCGGCCTGAAGAGCCACCAGCGGGTACACACAGGGGAGAGACCCTACTCCTGCGACAG GTGCAGCAAGAGCTTCAGCATGAAGAGTGCTCTCAGGGTGCACCAGCGTGTACACACCGGCGAGAAGGCTTACAGCTGTGAG GTGTGTGGGAAGTGTTTCAGCCTGGGGCCCAACCTGCTGCGCCACCAGCAAACGCACACAGGGGAGAAGGCGCACCGCTGCCACCTGTGCCAGAAGAGCTTCACGCAGGCCACACACCTGAAGGCACACCTGAGGACTCACACAg GTGAGGCTGGCTTCATCTGTGATACCTGTGGGAAGAGCTATAGCCAGCTGCACGCGCTCAGGGTTCACCTGCGCATCCACAGTGGAGAGAGGCCCTACGCCTGCACCGCCTGCCCCAAGACCTTCCGTTCGGCAGACTACCTCAAACGACACCAG cgTACCCACGTGTCGGAGCGCCCCCACCCCTGCCCCGAGTGCGGTAAGCAGTTCCACACGGCGGCCGCCCTGAGAGCCCACGGCCAGGTGCACCGCGCCACCAAGCCCTTCACCTGCGAGCTGTGCGGCCAGGGCTACAGCTCCCGCAGCTACTTCAACCTGCACCGGCAGGCCCACAGCCAGGGCAAGCCCTACACCTGCCCCCAGCCACACTGCGGACGCACCTTCACCAAGCAGAGCAGCCTGGACCTGCACCGACTGGTGCACACCGGAGAACGACCACACACCTGTCAA gtgtgtgcTCGGAGCTTCAGCTTGGCCCAGAACCTGCAGCGCCACATGCGCGTCCACACAGGTGAGAAGCCCTTCGCGTGCGCCACTTGCGGCAAGAGCTTCAGCCAGGCCAACAACCTCAAGGCCCACATGCAGACTCACACCGGCGAGAAGCAGTTCAGCTGCCAACGCTGCAACAAGGCCTTCTGCTCGCAGAGAAGCCTCAACCAACACAAGTGCACTGGGGAAGACACCAAGGGAGACTTGGCTTATCTCAGTTAG
- the LOC134440733 gene encoding complement C1q-like protein 4 gives MMMMMTMIKTPGAVMMVLWLGLLLVTVANADDMIRSQMQDFESRLQASEKKTRDLENEVQMLKNSSEESQRAFLELKREKEQSRVSFSAALWAEGDGNIGPSQGTAPLAFRHVITNIGNAYNADTGIFTAPVRGAYFFVVFIFGNVAKPTGVSLQKNGEHVVIAYAYQPQYDVKPSNGVSLLLEEGDRVHVKRWDQTWIHDSKDHHSTFSGHLLFPM, from the exons atgatgatgatgatgacgatgattaaGACTCCTGGAGCCGTGATGATGGTGCTGTGGCTGGGTCTGCTGCTGGTGACTGTAGCAAATGCTGATGACATGATTAGATCTCAAATGCAGGACTTTGAGTCCCGATTGCAAGCTAGCGAGAAGAAGACAAGAGATCTTGAGAATGAAGTCCAAATGTTAAAGAACAGCAGTGAAG AGAGTCAAAGAGCCTTCCTGGAactgaagagggagaaagaacagAGCAGGGTGTCTTTCTCTGCAGCATTGTGGGCAGAGGGGGATGGAAACATCGGGCCATCCCAGGGCACAGCTCCTCTGGCGTTCAGACACGTCATCACCAATATTGGCAATGCCTATAATGCAGACACAG GGATCTTCACAGCCCCAGTCAGAGGAGCCTACTTCTTTGTGGTGTTCATATTTGGAAATGTCGCCAAACCTACAGGCGTCTCTCTGCAGAAAAATGGCGAGCACGTTGTCATTGCATACGCGTATCAGCCCCAGTACGATGTGAAACCTTCCAATGGAGTCTCTCTTCTGCTGGAGGAGGGAGATCGGGTGCATGTCAAGCGGTGGGATCAGACATGGATACATGATAGCAAGGACCACCACTCCACATTCTCTGGTCACCTGCTCTTCCCCATGTGA